From Mytilus edulis chromosome 9, xbMytEdul2.2, whole genome shotgun sequence, the proteins below share one genomic window:
- the LOC139488955 gene encoding zinc finger protein 665-like, with product MAVMEIAENSDVNQFSCGLCGLNFSLSSLLRKHVKTHTVGKYKCNLCDKAFHAIKALNVHTRMHTGERPYICDVCGQGLNSNESLKSHKRIHTGEKPFRCIVCERRFNHSSHLLRHIKIHTNDRPYVCNECGKRYIERADLKRHMIKHTEDSETKDTSNVGEKPYKCDVCGKCFRYEKIMIKHMKAHDFLKIKTSDKSQEMRKSKPSIDIKIILHKCNFCDEAFSQKGNMYAHQKTHKTDDEELKCDVCGNGFPQNIELQAHIEIHTSEKLYKCNTCGKEFISNSNLKVHMRTHTGEKPFECEVCGKRFNHSPHLSRHMKIHTGERPYVCNKCGKGFIEKSDLKRHDMKTHTEKLQSVSSNMHSEENKAVLISKEENSSKCDEAGNSQLKEHEKTQTLITNGESFKCNNEINKLDDSCPTSKNHTGTVNGYTHTTDVKGEGQNEKEKIQAHLKIYSSLKPFKCKDCGKEFWKENSLQTHMIQHSGEKPFKCKECGKGFMGEKPLKSHYLVHSGDRPFKCDECGKRFITKSSLKAHLITHSSERPFKCVICNKTFKKWAHLQNHARIHSTEDQFECDVCNKRFAEIKGLKRHRRIHTGEKHTCNICGKEFTFIESMKAHMRTHTGEKPYMCSECGKRFGQRQHLNRHIKIHTGEKPHMCDECGKRFIDGRDMRRHLETHTRKNVKKT from the coding sequence ATGGCCGTTATGGAGATTGCTGAAAACAGTGACGTAAACCAGTTCTCTTGTGGTTTGTGTGGTTTGAATTTTAGTCTCAGCTCTCTTTTACGTAAACATGTTAAAACTCATACTGTTGGAAAATATAAATGCAACCTATGTGATAAAGCTTTTCACGCAATCAAAGCTTTAAATGTACACACGAGAATGCACACTGGTGAGAGGCCTTATATATGTGACGTGTGTGGTCAAGGTTTAAATTCAAATGAATCTTTAAAATCTCACAAGAGAATTCATACGGGTGAGAAGCCGTTTAGATGTATAGTATGCGAAAGACGATTTAATCATAGTTCACATTTGTTAAGACACATAAAAATACACACTAATGACAGACCGTACGTGTGTAATGAGTGTGGGAAACGATATATTGAGAGAGCAGATTTAAAACGACACATGATAAAACACACCGAGGACTCAGAGACCAAGGACACCAGTAATGTGGGTGAAAAACCGTATAAGTGTGATGTGTGTGGTAAATGCTTTAGGTatgaaaaaataatgataaagcaTATGAAAGCACATGACTTTCTCAAAATAAAAACATCTGATAAAAGTCAAGAAATGCGTAAGAGTAAACCCTCTATTGACATTAAAATTATACTTCACAAATGTAATTTTTGTGATGAAGCATTTAGCCAAAAAGGAAATATGTATGCACACCAGAAAACACACAAGACTGACGATGAAGAATTAAAATGTGATGTGTGTGGTAATGGCTTTCCACAAAATATTGAGTTACAAGCGCACATAGAAATACACACTAGTGAAAAACTTTATAAATGTAATACGTGTGGCAAGGAGTTTATTTCTAATTCGAATTTAAAggttcacatgagaacacatactggcGAAAAACCGTTCGAATGCGAAGTCTGTGGAAAAAGGTTTAATCATAGTCCACATTTGTCACGACATATGAAAATACATACTGGTGAAAGACCATACGTGTGTAATAAGTGTGGGAAAGGATTTATTGAGAAATCTGACTTAAAACGTCATGATATGAAAACACATACTGAAAAACTTCAAAGTGTCTCTAGTAACATGCATTCCGAAGAGAATAAGGCTGTTCTAATATCTAAGGAGGAAAACTCTTCTAAATGTGATGAAGCTGGTAATTCACAACTGAAAGAACATGAGAAAACACAAACGCTTATTACAAATGGCGAATCTTTTAAATGTAACAATGAAATCAATAAATTAGACGATTCATGTCCAACTTCAAAGAATCATACGGGAACAGTTAATGGTTACACACACACAACTGATGTTAAGGGTGAAGGACAAAATGAAAAGGAAAAGATACAGGCACACTTGAAAATATATTCTAGCTTAAAACCTTTCAAGTGTAAGGATTGCGGGAAAGAGTTTTGGAAGGAGAACAGTTTGCAGACACATATGATCCAGCATTCAGGAGAGAAACCTTTTAAGTGCAAAGAGTGTGGCAAAGGGTTTATGGGAGAAAAACCATTGAAGTCACACTATTTAGTACATTCAGGAGATAGACCATTTAAGTGCGATGAATGTGGTAAAAGATTCATAACAAAAAGTTCTTTAAAGGCACACTTGATAACGCATTCTAGTGAGAGACCTTTTAAGTGTGTTATATGTAACAAAACATTTAAGAAGTGGGCACACTTACAAAATCATGCAAGAATACATTCGACCGAAGACCAGTTTGAATGCGATGTATGCAACAAACGCTTTGCTGAAATAAAAGGCTTAAAAAGGCACAGAAGAATACATACAGGAGAGAAACACACATGCAATATCTGTGGGAAGGAGTTTACTTTTATTGAAAGCATGAAGGCACATATGAGAACGCATACTGGTGAAAAACCATACATGTGTTCGGAATGCGGGAAGCGATTCGGTCAACGACAACATTTGAATAGGCACATAAAAATCCATACGGGTGAAAAACCTCATATGTGTGATGAGTGTGGTAAACGGTTTATTGATGGAAGAGACATGAGGAGACATTTGGAAACACACACTAGAAAAAATGTTAAGAAGACTTAA